From a single Nitrospirota bacterium genomic region:
- the nth gene encoding endonuclease III, which yields MNIRGKSSEILRRLKGEYPDPKTALHFNDPFQLLVATILSAQTTDVMVNKVTEKLFRKYRDISDYAHASPETFRKDIGSINFYKTKARNIQAAAKTIIETFNAQVPRTMDELTSLPGVARKTANIILTNAYGIKEGIAVDTHVKRLSNLLGLTENGDPVKIEKDLMAIIPKEDWGNVSHLLILHGRKICQAKKPRHKECVLYDICPSRNL from the coding sequence ATGAACATACGCGGGAAATCATCAGAAATACTCAGACGGCTGAAGGGAGAATACCCTGATCCCAAAACAGCCCTGCACTTCAACGATCCCTTTCAACTCCTTGTCGCGACGATACTCTCCGCACAGACTACCGATGTCATGGTCAATAAGGTAACCGAGAAGCTTTTCAGAAAATACCGGGATATCAGTGATTATGCACACGCCTCTCCCGAAACTTTCCGGAAGGATATCGGTTCCATAAATTTCTATAAAACAAAGGCAAGGAATATCCAGGCAGCAGCAAAAACCATCATCGAAACATTCAACGCTCAGGTACCGAGGACAATGGATGAACTGACCAGTCTTCCGGGCGTTGCACGGAAAACAGCCAATATCATCCTCACCAATGCATATGGCATTAAAGAAGGCATCGCTGTTGACACTCACGTAAAACGGCTTTCAAACCTGCTTGGGCTTACAGAGAACGGAGATCCGGTCAAGATCGAAAAAGACCTTATGGCAATAATTCCAAAAGAAGACTGGGGAAATGTCTCCCATCTTCTGATCTTGCATGGGAGAAAAATCTGCCAGGCAAAAAAACCCCGCCACAAAGAATGCGTCCTTTATGATATCTGCCCCTCAAGGAATCTTTAA
- a CDS encoding cofactor-independent phosphoglycerate mutase, with protein MKYVVMIGDGMADRPVKELAGKTPLQSAYTPNMDRLAREGTVGKIRTIPPGFHPGSDIANLNILGYDPRQFYSGRAPLEASSMGINMKEDDVAYRCNLVTLKYNRDKTKAVMEDYSSGHITTDEARELVTEINRGIGTAQLIFYPGVSYRHIMVWSSGSSDMECTPPHDITGKEIIDYLPVGKGEDILRELMLKSAGILENHPINRERNRKGFNPANSIWLWGQGKKVTLPTFREKYSLAGSLVSAVDLMRGLGINAGFEILQVPGITGYLDTNYTGKAEAAVNSLEKVDIAYIHVEAPDEAGHSGNYRDKLRAIEDFDALVVGNVLKGITAFQEYKILVLPDHATPLEVRTHTEEPVPFIIYDSRIKQYHEHRMYDETIAERDDVLFFEEGHRLMDYFIKGE; from the coding sequence ATGAAATATGTGGTGATGATCGGAGACGGAATGGCCGACAGGCCGGTAAAAGAACTGGCAGGAAAAACTCCCCTGCAGAGCGCATATACCCCAAATATGGACAGGCTTGCGCGTGAGGGCACAGTGGGGAAAATCAGGACCATCCCGCCCGGTTTTCATCCCGGGTCTGACATTGCAAATCTGAATATTCTCGGCTATGACCCGAGGCAGTTCTATTCGGGCAGGGCTCCCCTTGAAGCCTCCAGCATGGGAATAAACATGAAAGAAGACGATGTGGCGTACCGGTGCAACCTGGTCACGCTCAAGTATAACAGGGATAAGACCAAGGCTGTCATGGAAGACTACAGCAGCGGCCATATTACCACAGACGAAGCAAGAGAACTCGTCACAGAAATCAACCGAGGCATCGGGACAGCACAGCTCATCTTTTATCCCGGAGTCAGCTACAGGCATATCATGGTGTGGTCCTCAGGCTCATCGGATATGGAATGTACCCCGCCCCATGACATTACAGGCAAGGAGATTATCGATTACCTCCCTGTCGGAAAAGGAGAAGACATACTCCGGGAACTGATGCTGAAATCCGCAGGCATTCTTGAAAATCATCCGATCAACAGGGAACGTAACAGAAAGGGATTCAATCCGGCAAACAGCATCTGGCTCTGGGGCCAGGGGAAAAAGGTCACATTGCCTACTTTCAGGGAAAAGTATTCCCTTGCCGGTTCTCTCGTCTCTGCGGTTGACCTCATGAGAGGACTCGGGATAAACGCGGGGTTTGAGATACTTCAGGTTCCCGGAATCACAGGGTATCTCGATACGAACTATACCGGGAAGGCAGAAGCAGCCGTGAATTCCCTCGAAAAAGTAGACATTGCGTATATTCATGTTGAGGCGCCTGACGAGGCAGGCCATTCCGGGAATTACAGGGACAAACTAAGGGCGATTGAGGACTTCGATGCGCTGGTCGTGGGGAACGTCCTGAAAGGCATCACCGCTTTTCAGGAGTACAAGATCCTCGTGCTCCCTGACCATGCCACACCGCTTGAGGTCAGGACCCATACGGAAGAACCCGTGCCGTTTATCATCTACGACAGCCGTATAAAGCAGTACCATGAACACAGGATGTACGACGAGACAATTGCAGAGAGGGATGACGTACTGTTTTTTGAGGAGGGGCACAGGCTGATGGACTATTTCATTAAGGGCGAATGA
- the moeB gene encoding molybdopterin-synthase adenylyltransferase MoeB, translating to MKFTDQQLQRYSRHLILPEIGEQGQTKLLNAKVFIVGAGGLGSPVGYYLAAAGVGTIAIIDNDEVDLSNLQRQIAHSTRTVGVPKVESAKQTFESLNPDVEIVPVRQRLTKQNIFALIKDYDIVADCSDNYATRFLVNDACVMTKKPLVTGAIFKFEGQLTVVIPGDGPCYRCLFEEPPPPGILPSPEGAGLLGVIPGVIGTLQAAEILKLITNAGQILKGELFIFDALKPSFRKVKIPRNPECAVCSDHPTITELIDYS from the coding sequence TTGAAATTCACTGACCAGCAGTTGCAGCGCTACAGCAGGCATCTCATTCTGCCTGAAATCGGCGAACAGGGCCAGACAAAGCTGCTCAATGCAAAGGTGTTCATTGTTGGCGCCGGCGGTCTCGGCTCACCCGTCGGCTATTACCTTGCAGCCGCCGGGGTGGGCACTATCGCCATCATTGACAATGATGAGGTTGACCTCAGCAATCTCCAGCGGCAGATTGCGCACAGCACGAGGACAGTCGGCGTCCCAAAAGTCGAGTCTGCAAAACAGACCTTCGAATCCCTGAACCCTGATGTTGAGATTGTTCCCGTCAGGCAGAGGCTGACAAAACAGAACATCTTCGCACTCATAAAGGATTATGATATTGTGGCTGACTGCAGCGATAATTATGCCACACGGTTTCTCGTCAATGATGCCTGTGTCATGACGAAAAAACCCCTGGTCACAGGCGCAATATTCAAGTTTGAGGGGCAGCTGACCGTGGTCATCCCCGGTGACGGCCCGTGTTACCGGTGCCTGTTTGAGGAACCGCCTCCGCCCGGGATTCTTCCTTCTCCCGAGGGTGCCGGCCTCCTTGGCGTCATTCCGGGGGTGATCGGAACACTTCAGGCAGCAGAGATACTGAAGCTAATCACCAACGCAGGGCAGATCCTGAAGGGAGAACTGTTCATATTCGACGCACTTAAACCGTCATTCAGGAAGGTAAAGATTCCCAGAAATCCGGAGTGCGCGGTCTGCAGCGATCATCCGACAATTACTGAACTTATCGACTACAGTTAA
- a CDS encoding MoaD/ThiS family protein yields the protein MPVKVKILSPLQKLTDGREEVEGAPGTIMSLVHGLNRQFPDIGERISEGDRIRRFVNIYLNDEDIRFLQHEQTEVKDGDEVSIVPAIAGG from the coding sequence ATGCCGGTAAAGGTAAAAATACTCTCTCCACTTCAGAAACTTACAGACGGCAGAGAAGAAGTGGAAGGAGCGCCGGGCACGATTATGAGTCTGGTGCACGGTCTTAACAGACAGTTCCCTGATATCGGTGAAAGGATATCTGAAGGAGACAGGATACGAAGATTTGTGAACATATATCTCAATGACGAGGATATCAGGTTTCTGCAGCATGAACAGACGGAGGTAAAGGATGGTGACGAAGTATCAATAGTCCCTGCAATTGCAGGGGGATAA
- a CDS encoding HD domain-containing phosphohydrolase, producing MDTVKAFIVILMSAVSNCLLYSRHHASVLELSEKAFSLLSAYLQGTGHLEIMILEDELVVNRSPLREVGLQGKNLMKRLKRKGVTRIDFLKGVSLSELRQLVANIASAEKGLKSLQHIQVGVVDIDFDRSHVSGDFSADRSSDMVSGQIEKVQGQYHAVSPFRQLNIAGFEEIVVQFVLALQKDMGILHLLSPVRSMSEYHAAHSANVSVLTMFQAQAIGIREEFVHDIGLAALLHDVGKLLMQKEKEGQAKADTGIEENAIELHTVYGAQYLAKTDGLTRLAPIVAFEHHLRYDGRGYPQCKTQGMKQHLCSQMTAIADYFDTLMSAKPDGRTIEMDEALYLMRTKDEGLFNPFLINNFVRSMHLALSR from the coding sequence GTGGATACGGTAAAGGCATTCATTGTGATATTGATGTCCGCGGTATCAAACTGTCTGCTTTACTCAAGGCATCATGCATCGGTCCTTGAACTTTCCGAGAAGGCCTTCTCTCTGCTGAGTGCATACCTCCAGGGGACGGGACATCTTGAAATAATGATCCTTGAGGACGAGCTTGTTGTAAACAGATCCCCTTTGAGAGAGGTGGGACTTCAGGGGAAAAATCTCATGAAGAGGCTGAAACGCAAAGGGGTAACCCGCATCGATTTCCTGAAAGGTGTTTCCCTGTCAGAACTGAGACAGCTTGTCGCCAATATTGCTTCCGCGGAAAAAGGACTGAAGTCCCTGCAACATATACAGGTGGGAGTTGTTGATATTGATTTTGACAGATCCCATGTATCGGGTGATTTCTCTGCGGACAGATCATCGGATATGGTATCGGGCCAGATTGAAAAAGTGCAGGGACAATATCACGCGGTCTCTCCTTTCAGGCAGCTGAATATTGCGGGCTTTGAAGAAATTGTGGTCCAGTTTGTACTGGCGCTGCAAAAAGACATGGGGATTCTTCATCTCCTGAGCCCGGTCAGGTCCATGAGTGAATATCATGCCGCGCATTCTGCAAACGTCTCTGTGCTGACCATGTTCCAGGCGCAGGCTATCGGCATCAGGGAGGAGTTCGTCCATGACATCGGACTTGCCGCATTACTTCATGATGTGGGCAAATTACTGATGCAGAAGGAAAAAGAAGGTCAGGCCAAAGCTGACACAGGCATTGAGGAGAACGCAATAGAACTGCATACGGTATATGGGGCACAGTATCTTGCAAAGACAGACGGCCTGACACGCCTTGCACCCATCGTGGCTTTCGAACATCATCTCAGGTATGATGGCCGGGGATATCCGCAGTGTAAAACGCAGGGGATGAAGCAGCACCTCTGCAGCCAGATGACCGCCATTGCAGATTATTTTGATACATTAATGAGCGCGAAACCTGACGGCCGCACGATAGAAATGGATGAGGCGCTTTACTTAATGAGGACAAAAGATGAGGGGTTGTTTAACCCCTTCCTTATCAACAATTTCGTGAGGTCAATGCATCTGGCATTATCCCGGTAA
- a CDS encoding NIL domain-containing protein codes for MKQRVKLTFPQHLIKEPVIFTMAKKYDVIPNIRRARVTETVGEMVLELEGTEENLNRGIQSLKNQGITVEFVEEDILEG; via the coding sequence GTGAAACAGAGGGTTAAACTGACCTTTCCCCAGCATCTTATTAAAGAACCCGTTATTTTTACCATGGCAAAAAAATATGATGTCATACCAAACATCAGACGGGCAAGGGTCACGGAAACTGTCGGAGAAATGGTGCTCGAACTTGAAGGCACGGAAGAAAACCTGAACAGGGGAATCCAGTCGCTCAAGAATCAGGGCATCACTGTCGAATTTGTGGAAGAAGATATTTTAGAGGGCTGA
- a CDS encoding homoserine dehydrogenase, whose protein sequence is MINVGIIGFGIVGSGTAKILIENKDILKERLGFPLNLKKIADLDIKRDRGIKIPKGVLTTEVNELFNDPDIQIVVELIGGIRPAKDFILKAIQKGKHVVTANKALLATEGADIFAAARKAGVEVGFEASVAGAIPIIKVLKEGLIANRIRAVYGIINGTSNYILSKMTDEHVEFSAALKEAQELGYAEADPTFDIEGIDTAHKLTLLATLSYGIPLSYNSVHIEGISNLSAQDIEFASEFGYKVKLLAITKEADGAIELRVHPTMLPKDYLIAKVDGPFNAIYVEGDATGSTLYYGRGAGSVPTGSAVVSDIADIARNMQKNAVGRVQTIPKAPRAVKIRKIDDVVSRYYFRFSALDRPGVLSKISGILGKYSISIASVIQKGRRVGEAVPLVILTHDAKEKNVRQALQEIDRLPVVMGKTVVIRVEGKEEE, encoded by the coding sequence TCATCGAAAATAAGGACATACTGAAGGAGCGGCTGGGATTCCCGCTTAACCTGAAAAAAATTGCTGACCTTGATATCAAACGGGACAGGGGGATAAAAATCCCGAAAGGCGTACTCACGACTGAGGTAAATGAGCTTTTCAATGACCCGGATATCCAAATAGTGGTCGAGCTGATAGGCGGAATCAGACCGGCAAAGGATTTCATCCTGAAGGCGATCCAAAAAGGCAAGCATGTCGTGACCGCCAATAAGGCCCTGCTTGCGACTGAAGGTGCGGATATTTTTGCTGCAGCGCGAAAAGCCGGAGTCGAGGTGGGATTTGAAGCATCCGTCGCAGGGGCCATCCCAATAATCAAGGTCCTGAAAGAAGGGCTCATCGCCAACAGGATAAGAGCGGTATACGGGATAATCAACGGCACCTCCAATTACATCCTTTCAAAAATGACCGATGAACATGTTGAGTTTTCAGCTGCGTTGAAGGAGGCCCAGGAGCTCGGGTATGCCGAGGCAGACCCGACCTTTGACATAGAAGGAATTGACACCGCACACAAGCTTACGCTCCTTGCGACCCTTTCATACGGCATCCCGCTTTCCTACAATTCCGTGCATATCGAAGGGATCTCAAATCTCTCGGCTCAGGATATCGAATTTGCCTCTGAGTTCGGATATAAGGTAAAGCTGCTCGCCATCACAAAGGAGGCGGATGGCGCTATTGAACTCAGGGTTCATCCGACAATGCTGCCGAAAGACTATCTGATCGCAAAGGTAGACGGGCCGTTCAATGCGATATATGTCGAAGGAGATGCAACCGGCTCAACCCTGTATTACGGCAGGGGGGCAGGCTCTGTGCCGACAGGAAGTGCCGTCGTGAGCGATATTGCGGATATTGCAAGGAATATGCAGAAAAATGCAGTCGGCAGGGTCCAGACGATTCCCAAAGCACCCCGCGCCGTAAAAATCAGGAAAATAGACGATGTGGTTTCCAGATACTACTTCAGGTTTTCTGCGCTTGACAGACCCGGTGTCCTCTCGAAGATCTCCGGAATTCTCGGCAAATACAGTATCAGCATTGCCTCGGTCATACAGAAAGGAAGAAGGGTCGGTGAAGCGGTTCCGCTGGTGATCCTTACCCATGATGCAAAAGAAAAGAATGTCCGTCAGGCCCTGCAGGAGATTGACAGATTGCCGGTTGTCATGGGAAAAACCGTCGTAATCCGGGTCGAGGGGAAGGAAGAAGAGTAA
- a CDS encoding EAL domain-containing protein, translated as MKDPARTVSEDNDDFRIRVESLSHMADLVFVISQDGRVLEFQGKRDSELLAPTGDLVGRTLHDIMPSQVANPIMRFREKALQSGNQHIFNYQLLINTEKYHYETRFFLSGQGKVTVVVRNMTEYKRAENQVRYLEYHDSLTNLPNRYLFQDRLEQAIAFAERRNGVVAVLLLDIDNFKRINEAVGYAAGDLLLQSFADRLAPYVRQTDSISRIAASESESLIARLGGDEFTILLTEITHIQDAARVANRILHMVTEPFIVEGQEIFISVSIGIAVYPFDGKDINTLLKNADMAMYQAKDHGRNNFQYYSESLNAFSVKRFTTENKLRKAVDHNELMLFYQPQIDIVTGAIIGVEALIRWLQPDLILIKPSEFIPLAEESGLIIPIGQWILRNACSQSLAWQKAGMKPLRMTVNVSGIQFRQGNFIESVSQTLRETGLDPAHLQLELTESIIMQHSEDTVKKLHALQSMGIRISLDDFGTGYSSLNYLKRFPISTLKIDRSFIQDIATNPDDQAITKAIIGLAINLNLNVIAEGVETREQLRYLRSYECQAIQGYLLCPPLNPVSLAQFVKQGKYLDMLKRCGIRI; from the coding sequence ATGAAGGATCCGGCAAGAACAGTTTCTGAAGACAATGATGACTTCAGGATAAGAGTCGAAAGCCTGAGCCATATGGCTGACCTCGTGTTTGTGATCAGCCAGGACGGGAGGGTCCTCGAGTTCCAGGGAAAAAGGGATAGCGAACTTCTTGCGCCTACCGGCGATCTGGTCGGCAGGACACTCCATGATATCATGCCCTCACAGGTGGCGAACCCGATCATGCGGTTCAGGGAAAAAGCGCTTCAGTCGGGCAATCAGCATATTTTTAATTACCAGCTTCTCATAAACACAGAAAAGTACCATTATGAGACGCGCTTTTTTCTCAGCGGGCAGGGCAAGGTAACGGTCGTGGTACGCAATATGACCGAGTACAAGAGAGCGGAAAATCAGGTCAGATATCTTGAATATCACGACAGTCTGACGAACCTTCCGAACAGGTACCTGTTTCAGGACCGCCTGGAACAGGCAATCGCATTCGCTGAACGCAGAAACGGTGTTGTGGCTGTCCTGCTGCTTGATATCGATAACTTCAAGAGGATTAACGAAGCGGTCGGATATGCTGCCGGAGACCTGTTGCTGCAGAGCTTTGCCGACAGACTGGCGCCCTACGTACGGCAGACGGACAGCATCTCGCGCATTGCAGCTAGCGAATCCGAATCCCTGATTGCGCGTCTCGGAGGAGATGAGTTTACGATTCTGCTTACCGAAATCACGCATATCCAGGATGCGGCAAGAGTTGCAAACCGTATATTGCATATGGTTACGGAGCCTTTTATTGTCGAAGGACAGGAAATTTTCATATCTGTCAGCATAGGCATCGCGGTATATCCCTTCGACGGAAAAGACATAAACACTCTCCTGAAAAACGCGGATATGGCGATGTATCAGGCAAAGGACCACGGGAGAAACAATTTCCAGTACTATTCCGAATCACTCAATGCCTTCTCGGTGAAGCGGTTTACCACAGAGAACAAATTGCGGAAAGCGGTCGACCATAATGAGCTCATGCTGTTTTATCAGCCGCAGATTGACATTGTTACCGGCGCAATAATCGGTGTGGAGGCGCTGATACGATGGCTGCAGCCGGATTTGATCCTCATTAAGCCTTCCGAGTTTATCCCATTGGCCGAGGAGTCGGGCCTGATCATCCCGATAGGCCAGTGGATACTCCGGAATGCGTGCAGTCAGAGCCTTGCCTGGCAGAAAGCGGGAATGAAACCGCTCCGCATGACAGTGAATGTTTCCGGCATACAGTTCAGACAGGGCAACTTCATCGAAAGCGTCTCCCAGACCCTCAGGGAAACAGGGCTTGATCCGGCACATCTTCAGCTGGAACTTACCGAGAGCATCATCATGCAGCACTCTGAGGATACGGTGAAAAAGCTGCATGCCCTGCAGTCGATGGGAATCCGGATATCCCTTGATGACTTCGGTACGGGGTATTCCTCTCTGAACTATCTGAAACGCTTCCCGATATCCACATTGAAGATCGACCGTTCATTCATTCAGGATATCGCCACCAACCCTGATGACCAGGCTATCACAAAGGCGATTATCGGACTGGCAATTAATCTGAACCTTAATGTTATCGCAGAGGGAGTGGAGACAAGGGAACAACTGAGATACCTGCGATCATATGAGTGTCAGGCAATACAGGGGTATTTGCTCTGTCCGCCCCTGAACCCTGTTTCTCTGGCGCAATTTGTGAAACAGGGCAAGTACCTCGATATGCTGAAAAGATGCGGAATAAGAATATAA